In Betta splendens chromosome 22, fBetSpl5.4, whole genome shotgun sequence, the following proteins share a genomic window:
- the brms1la gene encoding breast cancer metastasis-suppressor 1-like protein-A isoform X2, producing MPVHRDREKKESTTEEMDVEEQEHEASSSEDEDSETSSVSEDGDSSEMDEEDCERRRMECLDEMSNLEKQFTDLKDQLYRERLSQVNSKLSEVEAGRAAEYLEPLAVLLENMQVRTKVAGIYRELCLESVKNKHQCEIQAACQHWESEKLLLFDTVQSELEEKIRRLEEDRHSIDITSELWNDELSGRKRRDALSPDKKRRRPSVVSGPYIVYMLPDLDILEDWTAIRKAVATLGPHRGKADSDSSAFPFRSDRNRPILNC from the exons ATGCCAGTGCACCGTGATCGGGAGAAAAAGGAGAGCACAACAGAGGAGATGGACGTGGAAGAGCAAGAACACGAGGCATCCAGCTCGGAAGATGAGGATTCTGAaacttcctctgtctctgaggATGGAGATAGCTCAG AAATGGATGAAGAGGACTGTGAGCGGAGGAGGATGGAGTGTCTGGATGAAATGTCCAACCTGGAAAAACAGTTCACTGATCTAAAAGACCA GCTGTATCGTGAACGTCTTAGTCAGGTGAACAGCAAGTTATCAGAAGTGGAGGCTGGACGGGCAGCAGAATATCTGGAGCCTCTGGCAGTACTGCTGGAGAACATGCAGGTCCGCACTAAAGTGGCAG GTATCTACAGAGAGCTGTGTCTGGAGTCTGTTAAGAACAAGCATCAGTGTGAGATCCAGGCCGCGTGCCAACACTGGGAG agtgagaaactgctgctgtttgacacaGTACAGAGCGAACTAGAAGAGAAAATAAGACGATTAGAGGAAGACAGACACAGCATAGATATTACATCAG AGCTGTGGAATGATGAGTTGTCTGGGCGAAAGAGGAGAGATGCTTTAAGTCCAgacaagaagaggagaagacCTTCAGTGGTGTCCG GCCCATATATTGTTTATATGCTGCCTGACTTGGACATCCTAGAGGACTGGACAGCTATCAGAAAG GCTGTGGCTACACTGGGTCCCCACAGAGGGAAGGCCGACTCTGACAGCTCTGCATTCCCATTTAGATCAGATAGAAACAGGCCCATTCTCAACTGCTGA
- the brms1la gene encoding breast cancer metastasis-suppressor 1-like protein-A isoform X1, with amino-acid sequence MPVHRDREKKESTTEEMDVEEQEHEASSSEDEDSETSSVSEDGDSSEMDEEDCERRRMECLDEMSNLEKQFTDLKDQLYRERLSQVNSKLSEVEAGRAAEYLEPLAVLLENMQVRTKVAGIYRELCLESVKNKHQCEIQAACQHWESEKLLLFDTVQSELEEKIRRLEEDRHSIDITSELWNDELSGRKRRDALSPDKKRRRPSVVSGPYIVYMLPDLDILEDWTAIRKVWAVATLGPHRGKADSDSSAFPFRSDRNRPILNC; translated from the exons ATGCCAGTGCACCGTGATCGGGAGAAAAAGGAGAGCACAACAGAGGAGATGGACGTGGAAGAGCAAGAACACGAGGCATCCAGCTCGGAAGATGAGGATTCTGAaacttcctctgtctctgaggATGGAGATAGCTCAG AAATGGATGAAGAGGACTGTGAGCGGAGGAGGATGGAGTGTCTGGATGAAATGTCCAACCTGGAAAAACAGTTCACTGATCTAAAAGACCA GCTGTATCGTGAACGTCTTAGTCAGGTGAACAGCAAGTTATCAGAAGTGGAGGCTGGACGGGCAGCAGAATATCTGGAGCCTCTGGCAGTACTGCTGGAGAACATGCAGGTCCGCACTAAAGTGGCAG GTATCTACAGAGAGCTGTGTCTGGAGTCTGTTAAGAACAAGCATCAGTGTGAGATCCAGGCCGCGTGCCAACACTGGGAG agtgagaaactgctgctgtttgacacaGTACAGAGCGAACTAGAAGAGAAAATAAGACGATTAGAGGAAGACAGACACAGCATAGATATTACATCAG AGCTGTGGAATGATGAGTTGTCTGGGCGAAAGAGGAGAGATGCTTTAAGTCCAgacaagaagaggagaagacCTTCAGTGGTGTCCG GCCCATATATTGTTTATATGCTGCCTGACTTGGACATCCTAGAGGACTGGACAGCTATCAGAAAGGTGTGG GCTGTGGCTACACTGGGTCCCCACAGAGGGAAGGCCGACTCTGACAGCTCTGCATTCCCATTTAGATCAGATAGAAACAGGCCCATTCTCAACTGCTGA